Below is a window of Sceloporus undulatus isolate JIND9_A2432 ecotype Alabama chromosome 9, SceUnd_v1.1, whole genome shotgun sequence DNA.
agttattatttatttattattaattattattgtttatttgtttattattcttttatattattatttagttattaGTTATTTATCTATTAGTTACTTATGAGTTttttgaggcatttagccttctctgtcagagaaggaaagagagatccTGGTGCcaaaaacaaactgcaattcccaggattccctagcactgagccagggcagttaatctcaaactggattatttctgcagtgtcttttggaccttgcAGTTTAACCTATTGGGAGCAACCCAAATTGCAATGCGTCCCTCCCACCTCTAGAGGGCAGCGGAGAGAAGCCAAGCCTCCAGACGTTCtagcttcttccttccctctctatGCCCTCCCAGCCATATGTGAGCTGCATCTCAAGATCCCGTTCCGGAACTCTCGCGACCTTTTCCACGCCTCCAAGATGGCGGTGAGTAGAGGGTCGAAGAAGCGCTCTGCCCCGGGGGGCGCCTCAAATCCGCTTCCATCCTTTCCCTACCGAGTCCTTTCCGGCAGGAATTTGCTCGGAAGGACCGGAGAAACGCCGGGCGAAGCGAGGGCCAGCGGGAGAAGCGGGCGAGGGTCGTTCCTGGCACGGAAAGGGCGCTGGGAAAGTCCCCGGTCTCGCTGGGAATGCTAGGCCCTGGTCGCCTAGGCTGACGAATCGAGCGCCGAGTTCTCGAACCTCCTTTCCCTCTGTTTCCCAGTTTGTGCTGCATCTTTTGGGGGGCTTTTGTTCCTCAGGGAAATCAGGGTTTTCCCTTCCCAAAAGAACCCTCCTTGTACCTCTTAGTCCCTTACTATCTCCCCTGGAAGCCTTCCCTCCCTGCTCAGTgcaacacaaaactacagttcccagaattccttagcactgagccaggggcagttaaagtagtctcaagaTAGGGCTATTTGTGCAGTCTGTTTTGGTCCTAAAGTTGAAGCTTTTCCTGAGCTGGGgctgatgggtgttgcagtccagcatcatctGCAGGAGAACCACAACTTGAGTGACCATAAGTCCTTGCCTTAAAGGCCTGGAAACGTAGGGgccttcaaggaaaatggaggacataaatGAAAGTAGATTGAAATGGGAATGTATGTCTCtgagccatgctcaaaatggaccaggaggacattttgggattcctcctggacagaaaggttggaatgtaggacatgtcctgcaaaaggagggcgCCTGGTCACCATGAATGGAGTGAGCATGGTGGCTCCTGGATTAAAGGGAACCAGAAAGCGCACTCCCCTTTTTTGTGAGgctggcctacctcacagggtcgTTGCGAGAAAGAAGCGGAAGGGAGGCATGTTGCGCATTGCCTGGAGAACATGGGATGAaagatggagtgtgtgtgtgtagctagtAGTGGGGCTTCTGTCTCTTAAGGCTGAAGGGTTTGGCAGGAGAGGcttggtctccaaactgtgccctttaagagattgtggacttcagctcccagaagcctcacccatgttgaccaatagtgtgggattctgggagttgaaggccaaaagcccttaaagagaactactatatcTAAGGTATCGCACGCAGGAATGCATGGAGTGGTCACTTGAAGGTCTCTGAGGGTTTTAGGTGGAACTGGGGATGCGTAGCCCAAACTGACGCTTGTTGAGGAAGCCATGAACACCTTTCCCAACCCAGTGTGTGGCTCTCCCATTCGTGTCATAGCCTGCGCATAGTGTTATGCTGCCTCTGCATTAACCACGCTtccatgttttgctttttgtGCAGCAGCAAGACCAGGGTGAGAAGGAGAACCCCATGCGGGAGCTGCGCATCCGCAAGCTCTGCCTGAACATCTGCGTCGGGGAGAGTGGAGACAGGCTCACCCGGGCGGCCAAAGTGCTGGAGCAGCTCACAGGACAGACGCCTGTTTTCTCAAAAGGTACGCTGGCCAGAAAGCCATCGCCAAAGCTTCTACGGCAGTGATTTCCATCCGACAGTTAGATAGAAAGTAGTGGAGGGATGCAGGGCTTCCATAGACGTTGCTAAGAATTCACTCTGCCTCAAGCTCCCAGCTCCTCCAGATGAGACATGTTGCCTTCCGACTTTTGTGTCCTTAAAACTTAGAACAAGTGTAACAACTGAATGTCCGTAAACATTTACCTTTGGGGGTAAATGAGCTTTTTGTTGCTATCATGGTGGGATCTTTGTTAGATGAGATGTAAGAGAGGAACGGTTGTCTATCATTTTACTAAAGAGAGAATGAAATGTTATTTATACGCTTTATTTCCTtcaccttctttttttaaattatgtttaattgtattttattcaaaTGGGattctattgttttaatgtgtaagctgccCCAGTTGTGTTGTATagataggcaggatataaataacattgttgttgttattcctgaAGGGAGAACAAGAAGTCTGCCTCAGTACAGCAGTAGTAGTTTCTGAAACCATTTCTGACTCTCTTCTCAGTTGATGGTCCAAAGGCTTGACCAGCTGTCCATGCTTTATCACCCCCAATATTTGCTGAAGACACAATCACCATTTTGCTTTAAGATGCAATATGTGCACAGTAAAAAAGACAACTATGGCAGGGGCACAAGCATAAAGAGAGATAATTGCTCCTGTTATCAGATCAGAGGATGGGATGATCCATCTCATAATTCTGCATAGGCATAATTTGGATTTACTTGCGGCTGGAACCGGCATTTGACACGTAGCATTTTCAAATCCCTACTTATTTCACTGTTGCAATATTATCAGTACCCAGGGCTAGAGCCAAATGTTGGGTGGTTAATGGAGGCTTgtaattctgactttggtatgaTACTTGTTTTTATAACCTACCTCCTTTTCAGCAGTGACATGTACCTTAGTTTTGTCTGAGTTATTTTGTGTTTTGAATAGTGTGTTGTCATATCTGCATGCTGTCTGCATCTGACTTGTTTCCAAATTCAAGCCTACTATTCGCATGTTGCTGCCCTCTGCCTTGGGCTGGCAGTCGGATAGACTGCTTTTGCCCCTTTCAGTATGCTGTGGTGTAATTGTTTTCCTGCCGCTTTTAATTCTTTGCAACTAAAATGTGTTTTGTTCGTCAGCTCGATACACTGTCCGCTCCTTTGGGATCAGGAGAAATGAAAAGATTGCCGTTCACTGCACTGTGCGTGGGGCAAAAGCTGAGGAGATCTTGGACAAAGGCTTGAAGGTGAGCTGTTGTCCTTTCTGGACATGGCTGTTTTTCTGGCAGACTTTGGCATTTGGAAGGAGGGCAAGCCTTAAAACCAATGTCCCTCTTTCAGGTGCGAGAATACGAGCTGAGGAAGAATAACTTCTCTGACACAGGCAACTTTGGCTTTGGAATCCAGGAACACATTGATTTGGGCATAAAATACGATCCCAGTATTGGTATCTACGGCTTGGACTTCTATGTGGTTTGTATActttgcttatttattattattatttgcattcttACACTGCAGTCCAGGAGTCTCATCCTATTAGGACAGAAGTTCACAAAGTTCAGGGCCCCTGCAGCTGTTTTTACAGTCCTTATCCTCTCCCTAGTCCCCTGCCCATCCCCAACCCCTGGTGTGTTTCCTGTCCTGGAAACCTCTAGGAGCAGCACTTCACCTTTTATATAGGCTGCAtgttaaatgcaaataaaattgcCATTTGTCAAAACCAGAAGTAGAATGCCTGGCCTCTTCTGGTTTTGTGCTTTTTCTATTTTTGGCAGCCAGTTCGACCTCTGGAGGGTTCCCACGATAGGAAAGTGGTTGCCCATTCGTTTTAGTGAAATGTCTTTTCCCCCTNNNNNNNNNNCTATGTATTTATGCTGGGTCTTGCAACCATTGCAGTGGTGGTATAACTGTCCTTTGCACGGTCAAACAGGAAAAAGGTTGCCCTCTTGCAGCACCTAAGAAAGCTGGCACACTTGAAAATATGTGCTGAGGTTTTATTGCTCCGCAGCATCTCTAACACCATGAATCAAGGATGTAGTTATGAGGAAGCAGGTCATTGTTTCAATGACAAGttttcccccccctccatttccaTGGTGGTTTTACCACTGGGTACAGAAATCCTCACTTTATTATTGCACTTATTGGGTATGAATTACTTGAATTACTCCTTGGGTGAATGTACCTGGCAGGATAGCTGGAAGGACTGAATTGGCACTTCAGGTGGGCTCTTGACTACGTAGAATTGACTGCATAGGATTAGTGACTACAGACCAGCCACAGATGTCTAA
It encodes the following:
- the RPL11 gene encoding 60S ribosomal protein L11, translating into MAQQDQGEKENPMRELRIRKLCLNICVGESGDRLTRAAKVLEQLTGQTPVFSKARYTVRSFGIRRNEKIAVHCTVRGAKAEEILDKGLKVREYELRKNNFSDTGNFGFGIQEHIDLGIKYDPSIGIYGLDFYVVLGRPGFSIADKKRRTGSIGAKHRISKEEAMRWFQQKYDGIILPGK